The following are from one region of the Actinoplanes sp. L3-i22 genome:
- a CDS encoding class I SAM-dependent methyltransferase, giving the protein MPERIREVTALLAEVLAPRAPLTVIVDGGDPGAAADFAARLAAAFPASARAWNIDAVLGLIGPGTGGFDSALNVLEPATDQVLVYLRGGPRNRFTSGDGERRAQVVIDHRDPDWPVIRHMHPSLADPDRWYLSESRAFFAARAADWDVKFGDDLPAYAKAVHEAGVRPGEVALDVGCGTGRALPALAGAVGPAGRVIGLDFTPDMLAEACRAGRNTAATLVVADARRLPIADAAVDVIFAAGLITHLPDPPAGLAELARVTRPGGTLAIFHPVGRAALATRHGRTLRPDEALAEERLAPLLAAAGWVLTSYEDGEDRFLALATRL; this is encoded by the coding sequence GTGCCGGAACGGATAAGGGAAGTCACCGCCCTGCTGGCCGAGGTGCTGGCGCCACGGGCGCCGCTCACCGTGATCGTCGACGGCGGCGATCCGGGCGCGGCGGCCGACTTCGCGGCGCGGCTCGCCGCGGCGTTCCCGGCGTCCGCGCGAGCCTGGAACATCGACGCGGTGCTCGGGCTGATCGGGCCGGGCACCGGCGGGTTCGACTCGGCGCTCAACGTGCTCGAGCCGGCCACCGACCAGGTCCTGGTCTATCTGCGCGGCGGCCCGCGGAACAGGTTCACCAGCGGCGACGGGGAACGCCGCGCCCAGGTGGTGATCGACCACCGGGACCCGGACTGGCCGGTCATCCGGCACATGCACCCGTCGCTGGCCGACCCGGACCGGTGGTACCTGTCGGAAAGCCGGGCGTTCTTCGCGGCCCGCGCGGCGGACTGGGACGTCAAGTTCGGGGACGATCTGCCGGCGTACGCGAAGGCCGTCCACGAGGCCGGCGTGCGCCCCGGCGAGGTCGCCCTCGACGTCGGCTGCGGGACCGGGCGGGCGCTTCCCGCCCTGGCCGGGGCGGTCGGGCCGGCCGGGCGGGTGATCGGGCTGGACTTCACCCCGGACATGCTCGCCGAGGCGTGCCGGGCCGGCCGGAACACCGCCGCGACCCTGGTCGTCGCGGACGCCCGCCGGCTGCCGATCGCCGACGCCGCGGTCGACGTGATCTTCGCGGCCGGTCTGATCACCCACCTGCCGGACCCGCCGGCCGGGCTCGCCGAGCTGGCCCGGGTCACCCGGCCCGGCGGGACGCTGGCGATCTTCCACCCGGTCGGCCGGGCCGCGCTGGCCACCCGGCACGGGCGGACGCTGCGGCCGGACGAGGCGCTCGCCGAGGAGCGGCTGGCGCCGTTGCTGGCCGCGGCGGGGTGGGTGCTGACCTCCTACGAGGACGGCGAGGACCGCTTCCTCGCCCTGGCCACCCGGCTCTAG
- a CDS encoding adenosylcobinamide amidohydrolase, giving the protein MFAEPSLTHRKEDGQEVPLLLWRFPEPVLAVSSAVLGGGVGTREWLINASVPMSYARPDPAVHLTELAGALHLSGPGVGLLTGVNVRDVVSASEAGVHVYATVGLGAPIRAAEAGVTGFAHHPGTINIVVWIPQRLSAGALVNAVATATEAKVQALADLGLSATGTATDAICVLCPVAGEPAAYGGPRSHWGTPMARAVFGAVRDGGAANLATGRSWSGAYGRTAESAPQS; this is encoded by the coding sequence GTGTTCGCCGAGCCGTCGCTGACCCATCGCAAGGAGGACGGGCAGGAGGTGCCGCTGCTGCTCTGGCGGTTTCCCGAGCCGGTCCTCGCCGTCTCCAGCGCGGTCCTGGGCGGCGGTGTCGGCACCCGCGAGTGGCTGATCAACGCCAGCGTCCCGATGTCCTACGCGCGGCCGGACCCGGCGGTGCACCTGACCGAGCTCGCCGGCGCGCTCCACCTGTCCGGTCCCGGGGTCGGGCTGCTCACCGGCGTGAACGTGCGTGACGTGGTGTCGGCGTCGGAGGCCGGGGTGCACGTCTACGCGACGGTCGGCCTGGGCGCCCCGATCCGCGCCGCCGAAGCCGGGGTGACCGGTTTCGCCCATCATCCCGGGACGATCAACATCGTCGTCTGGATTCCGCAGCGGCTCAGTGCCGGCGCGCTGGTCAACGCGGTCGCGACGGCCACCGAGGCGAAGGTGCAGGCGCTGGCCGACCTGGGCCTGTCCGCGACCGGCACCGCGACGGACGCGATCTGCGTGCTCTGCCCGGTGGCCGGTGAACCGGCGGCCTACGGCGGGCCGCGTTCGCACTGGGGCACGCCGATGGCGCGGGCCGTGTTCGGGGCGGTCCGGGACGGGGGTGCGGCCAATCTGGCTACCGGGCGCTCCTGGTCGGGGGCTTACGGCCGTACCGCCGAATCGGCGCCGCAATCGTGA
- a CDS encoding nitroreductase, which produces MNEVKQALAQAADAARFAPSIHNTQPWRWVVRADRLELYAVTGRQLHAQDPDARMLLVSCGAALHHAQVALDAEGWGYTVERPGSLDGPLAVITPGDRRPAEPEATRHLQMLQVRRTDRRTVRDEAVPGPVLDALVKAASPGGAELHLLDRDQVLDLAVAVEHAQSAEDADERARAELATWVGGDRPDGTGIPASALPAEVPLTTVAERDFQAEGSVTAGDGHDRAATYGVLYGRGDAPSDWLRSGESLSRLWLAATEHAVSLLPFSGPVEVPFTRAALTRLLGGTGVPYLAVRLGLQDPDRTAPPHTPRLPATQVITLAD; this is translated from the coding sequence ATGAACGAGGTCAAGCAGGCACTGGCGCAGGCCGCCGACGCGGCCCGGTTCGCCCCGTCGATCCACAACACCCAGCCGTGGCGGTGGGTGGTCCGGGCCGACCGGCTGGAGCTGTACGCGGTCACCGGCCGGCAGCTGCACGCGCAGGACCCGGACGCCCGGATGCTCCTGGTCAGCTGCGGCGCGGCGCTGCACCACGCGCAGGTCGCGCTGGACGCCGAGGGCTGGGGATACACGGTCGAGCGCCCCGGGTCCCTCGACGGGCCGCTCGCGGTGATCACGCCGGGTGACCGGCGACCGGCCGAGCCGGAGGCGACCCGGCACCTGCAGATGCTCCAGGTGCGGCGGACCGACCGGCGCACGGTCCGGGACGAGGCGGTTCCCGGGCCGGTCCTGGACGCGCTGGTCAAGGCGGCTTCGCCGGGCGGGGCCGAGCTGCACCTGCTGGACCGGGACCAGGTGCTGGACCTGGCGGTCGCGGTGGAGCACGCCCAGTCCGCCGAGGACGCCGACGAGCGGGCCCGTGCCGAGCTCGCCACCTGGGTCGGCGGGGACCGGCCGGACGGCACCGGGATCCCGGCCTCGGCGCTGCCCGCCGAGGTGCCGCTGACCACTGTCGCGGAGCGGGACTTCCAGGCCGAAGGCTCGGTCACGGCCGGGGACGGGCACGACCGGGCGGCGACGTACGGCGTCCTGTACGGCCGCGGCGACGCCCCGTCCGACTGGTTGCGCTCCGGCGAGTCGCTCAGCCGGCTGTGGCTGGCCGCGACCGAGCACGCGGTGAGCCTGCTCCCGTTCAGCGGGCCGGTCGAGGTCCCGTTCACCCGGGCGGCCCTGACCCGCCTGCTGGGCGGAACCGGCGTGCCCTACCTGGCCGTCCGCCTCGGCCTGCAGGACCCGGACCGGACCGCTCCCCCGCACACCCCGCGCCTCCCCGCCACCCAGGTCATCACGCTCGCCGACTAG
- a CDS encoding sulfatase-like hydrolase/transferase: MSQPSKPYRRVIRHVTTGFAAILVFLALILPDQITRLPPGNHWYTALVRIPIEALIAGAVLLVTPPRARRWLAAGLGVLLGALTVVKLVDIGFFWVLARRFDPVLDWTLFDDGFNFLVDSVGKASATAVAVGAVLLGVLMVAGMAWAMLRLTRVAVGHRRIAAGGLGVAGVAWLALFLMSYQLIGGIPVASTAAADLARDTALALPKDLADKRAFVAEVDADPYRDRPGNQLLTALRGKDVVVSFIESYGRDAVENPAFNGSVLTALADGDQKLAKAGFAARSGFLTSSTAGGGSWLAHSTFLSGMWVNNESRYRSLMATDRLTLTRTFKNAGYRTVGVEPGVIYAWPEGQFYGYDQVYDKAALNYHGPQFSWSPMPDQYALSQFQKFEYSKPGRGPLLAEITLTSSHTPWAPVPSTLGWDQLGDGSVYGPQAKTTDPKTVWKDDSKIKTEYARSIAYSVDSLINWASTYGDDNLVMVFLGDHQPASVVVGQNATHDVPITIIAKDPKVLDRINSWGWTSSVKPAPNAPVWPMNAFRDRFLTAFGPEGDPH; this comes from the coding sequence GTGAGCCAACCAAGCAAGCCGTACCGCCGGGTCATTCGTCACGTGACCACGGGTTTCGCCGCAATCCTCGTCTTTCTCGCGCTGATCCTGCCGGACCAGATCACCCGGCTCCCGCCGGGCAACCACTGGTACACCGCGCTGGTGCGGATCCCGATCGAGGCGCTGATCGCCGGCGCGGTGCTGCTCGTCACGCCGCCGCGGGCGCGCCGCTGGCTGGCCGCCGGGCTGGGCGTGCTGCTCGGCGCGCTCACCGTGGTCAAACTGGTCGACATCGGCTTCTTCTGGGTGCTGGCCCGCCGCTTCGACCCGGTCCTGGACTGGACGCTGTTCGACGACGGCTTCAACTTCCTGGTCGACTCGGTCGGCAAGGCGTCCGCGACCGCGGTGGCGGTCGGCGCGGTCCTGCTCGGAGTCCTGATGGTCGCCGGGATGGCCTGGGCGATGCTGCGGCTGACCCGGGTCGCCGTCGGGCATCGCCGGATCGCCGCCGGTGGGCTGGGCGTCGCCGGGGTGGCCTGGCTGGCCCTGTTCCTGATGAGCTACCAGTTGATCGGCGGCATCCCGGTGGCCTCGACCGCCGCCGCCGACCTGGCCCGGGACACCGCGCTCGCGCTGCCGAAGGACCTCGCCGACAAGCGCGCGTTCGTGGCCGAGGTGGACGCCGACCCGTACCGGGACCGCCCCGGGAACCAGCTGCTCACCGCGCTGCGCGGCAAGGACGTGGTGGTCTCGTTCATCGAGAGCTACGGCCGCGACGCGGTGGAGAACCCGGCGTTCAACGGCTCGGTGCTGACCGCGCTGGCCGACGGGGACCAGAAGCTGGCCAAGGCCGGGTTCGCCGCCCGCAGCGGCTTCCTCACCTCGTCCACCGCCGGCGGCGGCAGCTGGCTGGCCCACTCGACGTTCCTGTCCGGCATGTGGGTCAACAACGAGTCCCGCTACCGCAGCCTGATGGCGACCGACCGGCTCACGCTGACCAGGACGTTCAAGAACGCCGGGTACCGCACGGTCGGCGTCGAGCCGGGCGTCATCTACGCCTGGCCGGAGGGCCAGTTCTACGGCTACGACCAGGTCTACGACAAGGCCGCGCTGAACTACCACGGCCCGCAGTTCAGCTGGTCACCGATGCCCGACCAGTACGCGCTGTCGCAGTTCCAGAAGTTCGAGTACAGCAAGCCCGGCCGCGGTCCGCTGCTCGCCGAGATCACCCTGACCTCCAGCCACACCCCGTGGGCGCCGGTCCCGAGCACGCTCGGCTGGGACCAGCTCGGCGACGGCAGCGTCTACGGCCCGCAGGCCAAGACCACCGACCCGAAGACGGTCTGGAAGGACGACAGCAAGATCAAGACCGAATATGCCCGCTCGATCGCCTACTCGGTCGACAGCCTGATCAACTGGGCCAGCACCTACGGCGACGACAACCTGGTCATGGTCTTCCTCGGCGACCACCAGCCCGCCTCGGTCGTGGTCGGCCAGAACGCCACCCACGACGTCCCGATCACCATCATCGCCAAGGACCCCAAGGTCCTCGACCGGATCAACTCCTGGGGCTGGACCAGCAGCGTCAAGCCCGCCCCGAACGCCCCGGTCTGGCCGATGAACGCCTTCCGCGACCGCTTCCTGACCGCCTTCGGCCCGGAGGGCGACCCCCACTGA